One genomic window of Thermodesulfobacteriota bacterium includes the following:
- a CDS encoding trypsin-like peptidase domain-containing protein, producing the protein MRHCEKILISILILFLLSGLSHANRHPQVEMVKRVMPAVVGIGIEKNNYISYRFSGSDFMEEFRKFYQREEREFKEKGKPQWDREKERIAPEDIRGIGSGFIIDPQGKVVTNYHVIEGQRRIFVMTHDGKVFKARVIREAPEDDLALLEIEASLRQFPFLKLGDSDAVEVAEPVIAIGNPFGLSFTVTSGIVSAVGRTTPDGKEGLIQTDAAVNPGNSGGPLLNLQGEVIGINTMIYASKGGGFMGVAFAIPVNKAKTLLASDKEGRSRAYLGVRVSTTEQGLVKIESIEAGSPAFKAGLKEGEIILSVNNKEMRSANDLVKYIQNKKPGDKIVLKIKRKGAVEQVTVTLEERRD; encoded by the coding sequence ATGAGGCATTGCGAGAAGATTTTAATAAGCATCTTGATCCTCTTCCTCCTTTCTGGTCTTTCTCACGCCAATAGGCATCCTCAGGTCGAAATGGTGAAAAGGGTGATGCCGGCTGTCGTTGGAATCGGAATCGAGAAAAATAATTATATCAGCTACCGCTTTTCGGGTTCCGATTTCATGGAAGAATTTAGAAAATTCTACCAGAGGGAAGAGAGGGAGTTCAAAGAAAAGGGCAAACCCCAGTGGGATCGGGAGAAGGAGAGGATTGCCCCGGAGGATATCCGGGGGATCGGTTCAGGATTCATCATCGATCCCCAAGGGAAGGTGGTCACGAATTACCATGTCATCGAGGGACAGAGGCGGATATTCGTCATGACCCATGATGGCAAGGTCTTTAAAGCCAGGGTCATCCGGGAAGCCCCAGAGGATGACCTTGCCCTTCTCGAAATCGAAGCCTCTTTGAGACAATTCCCCTTCCTCAAGCTCGGCGATTCCGACGCCGTGGAAGTGGCGGAACCTGTCATCGCCATCGGAAACCCCTTCGGTCTCTCCTTCACCGTCACCAGCGGAATTGTAAGTGCGGTGGGAAGAACGACCCCCGACGGAAAAGAGGGCCTGATTCAAACCGACGCGGCGGTCAATCCTGGAAATAGCGGAGGGCCCCTGCTCAACCTCCAGGGAGAAGTCATCGGGATAAATACGATGATCTACGCTTCAAAGGGTGGGGGGTTCATGGGGGTTGCCTTCGCCATCCCCGTAAACAAGGCCAAAACCCTGCTTGCTTCAGACAAAGAGGGGCGGAGCCGGGCCTACCTGGGGGTAAGGGTCTCAACCACCGAACAGGGTTTGGTCAAGATAGAATCTATCGAGGCTGGGAGTCCCGCCTTCAAGGCGGGCCTGAAAGAGGGAGAAATCATTTTGTCCGTCAATAATAAAGAGATGAGATCGGCCAACGATCTGGTAAAATATATCCAGAACAAAAAACCTGGAGATAAGATCGTTCTTAAAATAAAACGAAAAGGGGCCGTGGAGCAGGTGACCGTGACACTGGAGGAAAGAAGGGATTGA
- a CDS encoding CHAT domain-containing protein: MRKSFFLLIVIGLFSTLAWVPDLWSFDDPLPFLQKGIELFYEGKFEEAIPYLKKGLEIFEKSPDKKEPEIGMALTILGNLYRATGRYTEAEPLFKRALEIMEKILGKEHPDISTLLSNQSTLYAITGRHYDCHSTILRASEIEARKREDIFTLLSDRQKLNYIERSREMIDFFLMHTARFLSGESPPVLNSFNAWLRWKGAVMETQGRYMEALIHSEKPELKRKFEELISVRREVAKLNFSRPEKVDYRVYLQRLGELENRKEALEKELSRMSKEFSLEKRVGKADAEKLSELLLKQGNNPAYLDFARIETYELKELKRIGTRYLVFLLIPGRGPVVRLIDLCEAEEVEKHILAYHEELRWAKEYGEVPRERVLRAEARKLYEILLKPLKPFLEGRRHLYISPDGSLNLIPFEVLVTSEGRYLMEEYEITYVSAGRDIVRFTETEVAKEEALILADPDYDMGLREKVEVAKSLGVVETRSPAPISRDAKGLRFNRLPDTKKEADTIEKILREGPKVKVRNYQDKQAIEDVLFSVKSPRILHLATHGYFLKDEEVRRSLLTIETISLERAMFVDILRENPMVRSGIVLAGANASLKEGRDDGVVSAEKILGLRLRGTDLVVLSACDTGLGEVRNGEGVFGLKRAFILSGAKTVVMSLWSVPSQETTELMIDFYRSMAKGKKKSEALKEARMNLMKKKPNPFYWGAFILVGSPN; the protein is encoded by the coding sequence ATGAGGAAATCTTTTTTTCTTCTTATTGTTATTGGTCTTTTTTCCACGCTTGCATGGGTCCCAGACCTATGGTCGTTCGATGATCCCCTGCCTTTCTTGCAAAAAGGAATCGAACTTTTTTATGAAGGCAAATTCGAAGAGGCAATTCCTTATTTAAAAAAGGGTTTAGAGATTTTTGAGAAGTCCCCCGACAAGAAAGAGCCAGAGATTGGAATGGCCTTAACAATATTAGGAAATCTTTATCGAGCCACGGGTCGGTATACTGAGGCGGAGCCTCTGTTTAAGAGGGCGTTGGAGATCATGGAGAAAATTTTAGGTAAAGAGCACCCTGATATAAGTACGTTGCTTTCTAATCAATCAACTTTATATGCCATAACGGGAAGACATTACGACTGCCACAGCACTATTTTGAGGGCATCAGAAATAGAAGCGAGAAAAAGGGAGGATATATTCACCCTCTTATCGGACAGACAAAAATTGAATTACATCGAACGGTCAAGAGAAATGATCGATTTTTTCCTAATGCATACCGCAAGGTTTCTCTCCGGGGAGAGCCCACCTGTCCTCAATAGCTTCAATGCCTGGCTCAGGTGGAAGGGTGCCGTCATGGAGACCCAGGGCAGGTATATGGAGGCGCTCATCCATTCTGAAAAGCCTGAACTAAAAAGAAAATTCGAAGAGCTCATATCGGTAAGGCGGGAGGTAGCAAAGCTTAACTTTTCAAGGCCCGAAAAGGTCGATTACAGAGTATACCTCCAAAGACTCGGAGAACTCGAAAATAGAAAAGAGGCGCTGGAAAAAGAGTTGAGCCGTATGAGCAAGGAGTTCTCCCTCGAGAAGAGGGTGGGGAAGGCAGATGCCGAAAAACTTTCAGAATTGCTACTCAAACAGGGAAACAATCCTGCCTATTTGGATTTCGCAAGGATAGAGACATACGAATTGAAAGAATTGAAACGAATTGGGACAAGATATCTTGTCTTTCTTCTCATACCCGGGAGAGGGCCCGTGGTGAGGTTAATCGATTTGTGCGAAGCAGAGGAGGTAGAGAAGCATATATTGGCCTATCATGAGGAGTTGAGGTGGGCCAAAGAGTATGGGGAAGTGCCCAGGGAGAGGGTTTTAAGAGCCGAGGCCAGGAAGCTTTACGAGATTCTACTAAAACCCCTGAAACCCTTCCTCGAAGGGAGGAGGCATCTCTATATCAGCCCGGATGGGAGTCTCAATCTCATACCCTTTGAGGTCCTTGTGACATCCGAGGGAAGATACCTGATGGAGGAGTATGAGATTACCTATGTTTCGGCAGGACGGGACATCGTGAGGTTCACCGAAACCGAAGTGGCAAAGGAGGAAGCCCTTATATTAGCAGATCCCGATTATGACATGGGGTTGAGGGAGAAGGTCGAGGTGGCGAAGTCATTGGGAGTGGTAGAAACGAGGAGCCCTGCCCCGATATCGAGGGATGCCAAGGGGTTGAGATTCAACCGGCTTCCTGATACAAAAAAGGAGGCCGATACGATCGAGAAGATATTGCGGGAGGGTCCGAAGGTAAAGGTCAGGAACTATCAGGATAAGCAGGCCATCGAGGATGTGCTGTTTAGCGTGAAAAGTCCAAGGATTCTTCATTTGGCTACCCATGGTTACTTTTTGAAGGATGAAGAAGTGAGAAGATCTCTTCTCACAATAGAAACGATATCGCTCGAGAGAGCAATGTTTGTGGATATACTACGGGAGAACCCGATGGTTCGCTCTGGGATCGTGCTCGCAGGGGCCAATGCTTCCCTAAAAGAGGGGAGAGACGATGGGGTAGTCAGTGCCGAAAAGATCTTGGGGCTTAGGCTTAGAGGAACGGACCTTGTAGTTTTGTCCGCCTGCGATACGGGTTTGGGGGAGGTGAGGAATGGGGAGGGGGTATTTGGGTTGAAGAGGGCCTTTATATTATCGGGGGCGAAGACGGTTGTGATGAGTTTATGGAGCGTTCCGAGTCAGGAGACGACGGAATTGATGATCGACTTTTACCGCTCGATGGCCAAGGGGAAGAAGAAATCGGAGGCCTTAAAAGAAGCCAGAATGAATCTGATGAAGAAGAAACCCAACCCCTTTTACTGGGGGGCCTTCATCCTGGTAGGAAGCCCAAACTGA
- a CDS encoding tetratricopeptide repeat protein: MKLFGVLILSLSLWSVSASADSPKDFASWWIKNYGVVDATMDPLVSRAEKVFERVSAAADKKGNRFPRFLIIRGEGDPYALVIRDGTVLLTHGGLKTCYRGVSPEKGDSRLAFVLGHELAHLAKDDFWHSSAFAAVREFGDDQKVKTELMRQLKWDPADPKTREFIKKQELQADAYGLIYMTMAGYDPKAIVEKDKTNFFEDWVSQITGKVAYGDTTHPGPLERAEFLRAQLWSVVDALNYFQFGVRLYQLGRFADSLLLLEAFRERFPSREVFNNIGLCHYQLAMKALFSCDEALVLRFKLPAILDTESLGTKLRASQKEPLYCLKNRTFLKHIEEATRHLQRATEMDPTYLPAKINLSSVWIMLEEYPKALGVVDEVLRVDPHHPEAMSNKALALYLFGKANNIETADQAIGILQEVLKKNPLFTDAIYNIGFILSDRGRKAASEEFFRRFLKSEPTGIYAQAARQRLGIKNEPPKTAEKRSEMRPPIMLGEIKGESERQLRGMKQKPFSVGPFRGVIYEGPHLKVLAIDHTIEVVEKELEAPLTSKDFFKNHGEPLRKLKGLLGTTLIYNNFGVDVVDGKIEKVLYFKGETI, encoded by the coding sequence ATGAAGCTGTTCGGCGTTCTGATCCTCTCTCTTTCCCTTTGGTCGGTCTCGGCCTCTGCCGATAGTCCTAAAGATTTTGCATCCTGGTGGATCAAGAACTACGGAGTGGTCGATGCCACGATGGATCCCCTCGTATCGCGTGCCGAAAAGGTTTTCGAACGAGTATCCGCAGCAGCCGACAAGAAAGGGAACCGCTTTCCGAGATTCCTGATCATCAGGGGGGAAGGGGATCCCTATGCTTTGGTGATCAGGGATGGCACCGTTCTCCTAACCCATGGGGGGCTCAAAACCTGTTATCGGGGAGTGAGTCCTGAAAAAGGAGATTCGAGACTGGCCTTTGTCCTCGGCCATGAGCTCGCCCACCTCGCCAAAGACGATTTCTGGCACAGCTCGGCCTTTGCCGCGGTCAGAGAGTTTGGCGATGATCAAAAGGTCAAAACCGAACTCATGAGGCAGCTCAAATGGGACCCCGCAGATCCAAAGACAAGGGAATTCATTAAAAAACAAGAGCTTCAGGCCGATGCTTATGGGTTGATCTACATGACCATGGCCGGCTATGACCCGAAGGCCATCGTGGAAAAGGACAAGACGAACTTCTTCGAAGACTGGGTGTCCCAGATCACCGGCAAGGTAGCTTATGGGGATACGACCCACCCGGGTCCCCTCGAAAGGGCAGAGTTTCTCAGGGCCCAGCTCTGGTCCGTGGTGGATGCCCTCAACTATTTCCAATTCGGTGTAAGACTCTACCAACTCGGAAGGTTTGCCGATTCCCTGCTCCTTTTAGAGGCTTTTAGGGAGAGATTTCCCAGCCGGGAGGTCTTCAATAACATCGGCCTCTGCCATTACCAGCTTGCCATGAAGGCCCTCTTTTCCTGCGATGAAGCGCTTGTGTTGAGATTCAAGCTTCCGGCAATCCTCGACACGGAGTCCTTGGGAACGAAATTGAGGGCTTCTCAAAAGGAGCCCCTATATTGTTTAAAAAACCGGACATTCCTTAAACATATAGAAGAGGCTACAAGGCACCTCCAGAGGGCCACGGAGATGGATCCGACCTACCTCCCAGCCAAGATCAACCTATCCTCTGTCTGGATCATGTTAGAAGAATATCCGAAAGCCCTGGGGGTCGTGGACGAGGTCCTCAGAGTGGACCCCCATCACCCAGAGGCTATGAGCAACAAAGCCCTCGCCCTCTATCTTTTCGGGAAAGCCAACAACATCGAGACGGCAGACCAAGCCATCGGCATTCTCCAAGAGGTGTTAAAGAAAAACCCCTTATTTACCGATGCGATTTATAATATCGGTTTCATCCTCTCAGACCGGGGAAGGAAGGCGGCCTCGGAGGAGTTCTTTCGCAGATTTTTGAAAAGCGAACCTACGGGAATATATGCCCAGGCAGCGAGACAGCGATTGGGAATCAAGAACGAGCCTCCCAAAACCGCCGAAAAGAGATCCGAGATGAGGCCGCCCATCATGCTGGGCGAGATCAAGGGCGAAAGTGAAAGGCAATTGCGGGGGATGAAACAGAAGCCGTTTTCGGTCGGGCCATTCAGGGGGGTCATATACGAAGGGCCTCACCTCAAAGTCCTGGCCATCGACCATACAATCGAGGTGGTGGAGAAAGAATTGGAAGCCCCTTTGACCTCAAAGGATTTCTTTAAAAACCATGGAGAGCCCCTGCGGAAATTGAAAGGCCTTTTGGGAACAACCCTTATCTACAACAATTTCGGAGTCGATGTTGTCGATGGAAAGATAGAGAAGGTCCTCTATTTTAAGGGAGAGACGATATGA
- a CDS encoding sigma-70 family RNA polymerase sigma factor: MIDSKREKNPLGHPGSLSVDEKAAEYQKLITDHLPFIEKQCRRACALYKKRLPDPDESSRSTLEIENRTLQVISSDEIDPDTLVNQVIDRLKADQYKVFRDFQGQAKMTTYLQTIISNLVVDLVRRQRGRNRAKDRAKTLGPIGEKLYELVFEKGYPAEEAYNYLKKHHHIETSLHEIEEMVESLKGPRSREKSTVPDDAKPFVTKEDPEKELIREERKKLAQGVLEDLLSSMSDEEKMMIRMRFPASEEERPMELAEIARLLGINEKAVDSRIRRILIKCRKIILKKGLSLDDLIEA, from the coding sequence ATGATTGATTCAAAGAGGGAAAAGAATCCATTAGGTCACCCTGGAAGCCTTTCCGTTGATGAAAAGGCTGCCGAATATCAGAAACTCATAACCGATCATCTCCCCTTTATAGAAAAGCAGTGTCGTCGAGCCTGCGCCCTCTACAAGAAGAGGCTTCCCGATCCTGATGAATCCTCCCGGAGCACCTTGGAAATAGAAAACCGGACCCTTCAGGTCATTTCTTCAGATGAGATAGATCCTGACACCTTGGTCAACCAAGTGATCGATCGGTTGAAAGCGGATCAATATAAGGTGTTTCGAGACTTCCAAGGTCAGGCCAAAATGACGACCTACCTTCAAACCATCATCTCCAATCTCGTGGTCGATCTCGTAAGAAGACAGAGGGGGAGAAATAGGGCCAAGGATCGGGCGAAAACCCTGGGCCCAATTGGAGAGAAACTTTACGAATTGGTTTTCGAGAAGGGATATCCGGCAGAAGAGGCCTATAACTATTTGAAAAAACACCATCATATCGAAACCTCCCTTCACGAGATTGAGGAGATGGTCGAAAGTCTAAAAGGACCCAGGTCCCGCGAAAAATCAACGGTTCCTGATGACGCAAAGCCGTTCGTGACCAAGGAAGATCCTGAAAAGGAATTGATCCGGGAGGAGAGAAAAAAATTGGCCCAGGGGGTCCTTGAGGATCTCCTCTCTTCCATGTCCGATGAGGAGAAGATGATGATCCGAATGAGGTTTCCGGCCTCCGAGGAGGAGAGGCCAATGGAATTAGCTGAGATCGCAAGGCTATTGGGTATTAACGAAAAGGCGGTGGATAGCCGGATCCGGAGAATCTTGATAAAATGCAGAAAAATCATCCTCAAGAAAGGACTAAGCTTAGACGACCTCATCGAAGCATAG